In Centropristis striata isolate RG_2023a ecotype Rhode Island chromosome 1, C.striata_1.0, whole genome shotgun sequence, one DNA window encodes the following:
- the mmaa gene encoding methylmalonic aciduria type A protein, mitochondrial, which yields MPHIYCKMRRFGFSLHRHISSLPSSLTVPSVSRTSCLHQRVFTGSHTCYLSTLLGHGCQQHRRGVSTALSQHIQELSGPEERLLDKLYEGLVGGQRASLAESITLVETQHPRKKELAQVLLQRVLAYRREQESRNGGKPVAFRVGLSGPPGAGKSSFIEVVGKMLTGRGHKVSVLAVDPSSCTTGGSLMGDKTRMTELSRDMSAFIRPSPASGTLGGVTRTTNEAIVLCEGAGYDIVLVETVGVGQSEFAVADMVDMFVLLIPPAGGDELQGIKRGIIERADLVVVTKSDGDLVVPARRMQTEYTSALKLLRRQSKSWNPKVVRASSHTSEGIPEVWAKMESYRDAMTASGELQGRRRAQQKVWMWSLIQENVLCHFQNHPSVRDALPHLEERVTKGAISPGLAADLLLKAFSSSSSS from the exons ATGCctcacatttactgtaaaatgcgAAGATTTGGTTTCTCCCTCCACCGCCACATCTCTTCCCTCCCCTCCTCACTCACTGTCCCCTCAGTCAGCAGGACGAGCTGTCTCCACCAGAGGGTCTTCACTGGCTCCCACACCTGTTATCTTAGCACTTTACTGGGTCACGGCTGCCAGCAGCACAGGAGGGGTGTGAGCACAGCCCTCAGCCAGCACATACAGGAGCTGAGTGGGCCTGAGGAGAGACTGCTGGATAAACTGTACGAGGGGCTGGTAGGAGGACAGCGTGCGTCTCTGGCTGAGTCAATCACTCTGGTGGAGACGCAGCATCCCAGGAAGAAAGAGCTGGCCCAGGTGCTGCTGCAGAGGGTGCTGGCCTACAGGAGGGAGCAGGAGAGTCGTAATGGAGGCAAGCCGGTGGCCTTCAGAGTAG GTCTGTCCGGTCCTCCAGGAGCAGGGAAGTCATCCTTTATAGAGGTGGTGGGGAAGATGTTAACAGGACGTGGACATAAGGTTTCAGTGCTCGCTGTTGACCCGTCCTCCTGCACTACAGGAG GGTCTCTGATGGGTGATAAGACTCGTATGACTGAACTCTCCAGGGACATGAGCGCTTTTATCAGGCCATCTCCGGCCTCAGGAACACTTGGTGGAGTCACCAGAACGACTAATGAGGCCATTGTTCTCTGTGAGGGAGCAGGATATGACATTGTCCTTGTAGAGACCGTAG GTGTGGGCCAATCAGAGTTTGCAGTGGCTGACATGGTTGACATGTTTGTGCTGCTGATtccaccagcagggggcgatgAACTCCAG GGCATCAAGAGGGGCATCATCGAGAGGGCCGACTTGGTGGTTGTGACCAAGTCGGATGGAGACCTGGTGGTGCCAGCCAGGAGGATGCAGACTGAATACACCAGCGCACTCAAGCTGCTCAGGAGACAGTCCAAGTCCTGGAACCctaag GTGGTGCGTGCCTCCTCACACACCAGTGAGGGCATTCCAGAGGTCTGGGCCAAGATGGAGTCGTACCGGGATGCCATGACAGCCAGCGGTGAACTGCAGGGCCGGCGGAGGGCCCAGCAGAAGGTTTGGATGTGGAGTTTGATCCAGGAGAACGTCCTCTGCCATTTCCAGAATCACCCCAGTGTCAGAGACGCTCTGCCCCACCTCGAGGAGAGGGTCACCAAAGGAGCCATCTCCCCAGGCCTCGCTGCTGACCTGCTCCTCAAAGCCTtctcgtcatcatcatcatcatag